One genomic window of Oncorhynchus kisutch isolate 150728-3 linkage group LG26, Okis_V2, whole genome shotgun sequence includes the following:
- the ankar gene encoding ankyrin and armadillo repeat-containing protein isoform X5, translating to MECPRQRKMCLQSFSLQHGNLFVFEGAHSLASVVRLTEERLELATYQRLQQRLGLQAGLVRGCLERKAEVCRDLAYLRLLTFLVPFLVGLKKRMKIPDLAQMLPAYSDDKLKTERELPPLLLGPAFACKHFPYKSDEYFHLHGGIEVDIGTPQLEEVSEETKEAFAALQSLAVDHLRDLLSQDTTYKEHFPVPVHKVNGNNYHVISIEVGSFYPQPNVVPWWEALNTAIKTLRGKRLPLSDVQLHEQFKKTFGYKKAINCKSVPFGLRAAAERGLSAVFYSLCRRNSPSHLGVLDEQGYSLLHHAAKHNHTHIICQLATTGVNLNQTSSGRFSRTVKSGGGGGPPKEGAGSTPMHLAAQCGSLEAISCLLALQADHRLVDRRGWMAVHFAAYYGQVACIQALCRKDPELVEMQTTAEYRSCPLLLTATSGSVEALDYMLSAGANWRRRDSKGNDVVQLAALYFHPKVLRHLISLGLADLPVWKILVEMLHSEDHRRLEMAIRCLEALCVTAKSFWRDIMDAGGIPALLELMRSTRPALQRMAAAVVCHISERTPVCEALVRYGAVPVLVNLLGSQQAELHSRCALILADLAGHSDQYQSLIAQQGGVAPLVRLLGSDLHDVLVNTVRCIKALCVRSPGNQTAVALAGGIPQLVELLTVRSEVLQEEVCAALAELAKGHRENQDTICGVGAVAPLVLILRGRKIAAQVTAARALEAIADHNPAIQARFLKKSAAKHLLRLLKVFQVEAREQGAVSLWALAGHTLKQQRLMAEHIGYHFILELILSSSDRMQYVGCQAVIALSRDSRSHQDGLCKENGVPPLVRLLRGSRTTERTLLSVIRSLGILCIGGAHTNNPNSQRVIAEEQAIPTLLELVKHQESLQVKVQVAQTLACVLLGNQELQTTFWEKEEFTYETVLELLRVPDQQDICLEAGYALSLFAYNNTTQQAAILQNGGIPIAMYEPFLNSRNEMERAKAAFQIVVLAKVITDTDQVTLSARGVTVLVDLLQSTNPNTVVLTAQLLASLAHTRAGIPDAIVTMGAVGHLCAHLYSEEEEVRTASSSALGYLTFNRHAHRLLLVECRNTPSMYNLLTQHLIEDAKISHIFTAEFERQKIVGLPSLSLEINGGPPVPQRNKKGLSKKTSRTPGLSVSAGHFGRTSSAPVLQLQPQRSRTANPKVRLQGEGPTHSSQPTLESLRLDKDSQWPRQKQ from the exons ATGGAGTGCCCCAGACAAAGAAAGATGTGTTTGCAGAGTTTCTCACTGCAG CACGGCAACCTGTTTGTGTTCGAGGGCGCCCACAGTCTGGCCAGTGTGGTGAGGCTGACTGAGGAAAGGCTGGAGCTGGCCACCTATCAGAGGCTGCAGCAGAGGCTGGGTCTACAGGCAGGCCTGGTTAGGGGCTGCTTGGAGAGGAAGGCAGAGGTGTGCAGAGACCTGGCTTACCTGCGCCTCCTGACTTTCCTGGTGCCCTTCCTGGTAGGGCTAAAGAAGAGGATGAAGATCCCAGACCTGGCGCAGATGCTTCCGGCTTACTCAG ATGATAAACTGAAGACAGAGAGGGAATTACCACCATTGCTCCTTGGACCTGCGTTTGCCTGTAAACATTTTCCGTACAAGTCAGATGAGTATTTTCACCTTCACGGTGGGATTGAAGTTGACATCGGAACCCCTCAGCTAGAGGAAGTCTCTGAGGAAACAAAG GAAGCCTTTGCTGCACTGCAGAGTCTTGCAGTGGATCACCTAAGAGATCTGCTAAGTCAGGACACCACCTACAAAGAGCACTTCCCCGTACCAGTCCACAAGGTCAACGGCAATAA CTATCATGTGATCTCCATTGAGGTGGGCTCATTCTACCCTCAGCCTAACGTGGTTCCATGGTGGGAGGCCCTCAACACTGCCATCAAAACCCTGAGAGGGAAGAGACTGCCTCTCTCTGACGTCCAGCTGCATGAGCAGTTCAAGAAGACATTTGGCTACAAAAAGGCCATCAATTGCAAG AGTGTGCCATTTGGCCTGCGTGCTGCGGCAGAGCGTGGCCTATCCGCTGTGTTCTATTCGCTGTGCCGTCGGAACTCTCCATCTCACCTGGGAGTCCTGGACGAGCAGGGCTACTCCCTGCTGCACCACGCCGccaaacacaaccacactcacATCATCTGCCAGCTGGCCACCACCGGGGTCAACCTCAACCAGACAAGCAGTGGCAGGTTCAGCCGCACAG TGAAATCTGGAGGTGGCGGTGGGCCCCCAAAAGAAGGAGCTG GCTCCACTCCCATGCACCTGGCTGCTCAGTGTGGTTCCCTGGAGGCCATCAGCTGTCTGCTGGCTCTGCAGGCCGACCACCGGCTAGTGGACCGCAGGGGCTGGATGGCTGTCCACTTTGCTGCCTACTACGGCCAGGTAGCCTGCATACAGGCCCTTTGCAGGAAAGACCCAGAGCTGGTGGAGATGCAAACCACTGCCGA GTACCGCAGCTGCCCGTTGCTCCTGACGGCCACGTCTGGCTCCGTGGAGGCCCTGGACTACATGCTGTCTGCGGGAGCCaactggaggaggagggacagCAAGGGCAACGACGTCGTGCAGCTGGCCGCCCTCTACTTCCACCCGAAAGTCCTCAGGCACCTCATCTCGCTGGGCCTGGCGGACCTGCCTGTCTGGAAGATCCTCGTGG AGATGCTGCACAGCGAGGACCACCGCAGGCTGGAGATGGCCATCCGCTGCCTGGAAGCTCTGTGTGTCACGGCCAAGTCCTTCTGGAGGGATATCATGGATGCAG GAGGGATCCCGGCTCTGTTGGAGCTAATGCGCAGCACGAGACCAGCGCTGCAACGTATGGCTGCCGCCGTGGTGTGTCACATCTCGGAGAGGACACCCGTGTGTGAGGCCCTGGTGCGCTATGGTGCCGTGCCGGTTCTGGTAAATCTGCTGGGCAGCCAGCAGGCCGAGCTCCACTCCCGCTGTGCCCTCATACTGGCAGACCTGGCAGGGCACAGTGACCAGTACCAGTCCCTCATAGCCCAGCAG GGTGGAGTGGCCCCGTTGGTGAGGCTCCTGGGCTCGGACCTACATGATGTGCTGGTGAACACTGTGCGGTGCATCAAGGCGCTGTGTGTCCGTAGCCCCGGCAATCAGACGGCCGTGGCTTTGGCTGGGGGGATTCCACAACTTGTGGAGCTCTTGACTGTCAGATCAG AAGTGTTGCAAGAGGAGGTGTGTGCGGCTCTGGCTGAGCTGGCTAAGGGACACCGGGAGAACCAGGACACCATCTGTGGAGTGGGCGCCGTGGCCCCGTTGGTGCTCATACTGCGGGGGAGGAAGATAGCCGCGCAGGTGACGGCAGCCAGAGCCCTGGAGGCCATCGCTGATCACAACCCTGCCATTCAGGCCCGCTTTCTGAAGAAGTCGGCCGCCAAGCACCTCCTACGACTCTTAAAG GTGTTCCAGGTGGAGGCGAGGGAGCAGGGGGCCGTCTCTCTATGGGCCCTGGCAGGACACACTCTGAAGCAACAGAGACTCATGGCAGAGCACATTGGCTACCACTTCATCCTCGagctcatcctctcctcctctgacagGATGCAATATGTCG GCTGCCAGGCAGTTATAGCACTGAGCAGGGACAGTCGGAGCCACCAGGACGGGCTGTGTAAAGAAAATGGGGTGCCCCCGCTGGTTCGTCTACTACGGGGGTCCCGGACCACAGAGCGTACCCTCCTCAGTGTTATACGATCCCTGGGCATCCTGTGTATTG GAGGGGCACACACCAATAACCCAAACAGCCAGAGGGTCATAGCTGAGGAGCAAGCCATTCCAACTCTGTTAGAACTTGTGAAGCACCAAGAATCACTGCAGGTCAAG GTCCAAGTGGCTCAAACGCTGGCCTGTGTGCTGCTGGGAAACCAGGAACTACAAACAACCTTCTGGGAAAAAGAGGAGTTTACCTACGAAACAGTTCTAGAGTTGCTGCGAGTGCCAGATCAG CAGGACATCTGCCTGGAGGCTGGTTATGCCCTGTCTCTGTTTGCCTACAACAACACCACCCAGCAGGCAGCTATCCTGCAGAATGGTGGCATTCCCATAGCCATGTACGAGCCCTTCTTGAACTCCAGGAACGAGATGGAGAGGGCCAAAGCTGCTTTTCAG ATAGTTGTGCTGGCCAAAGTGATCACAGACACGGACCAGGTGACTCTGTCTGCCAGAGGGGTGACTGTCCTTGTAGACCTTCTGCAGTCCACTAATCCCAACACTGTGGTCCTGACAG CTCAGTTGCTAGCCAGTCTGGCTCACACCCGGGCAGGTATTCCTGATGCTATTGTCACCATGGGAGCTGTTGGTCACCTATGTGCTCACCTGTAttctgaggaggaagag GTGCGAACGGCATCTTCAAGTGCCCTCGGCTACCTCACCTTTAACCGTCACGCACATCGCCTCTTGTTGGTGGAATGTCGAAACACTCCATCTATGTACAACCTTTTGACCCAGCATCTCATCGAGGATGCCAAGATCTCACACATTTTTACTGCAGAGTTCGAAAGGCAGAAAATAGTGGGGCTGCCATCACTAAG TTTGGAGATAAATGGTGGCCCACCTGTTCCTCAGCGCAACAAAAAAG GTTTATCCAAAAAGACAAGCCGCACTCCTGGCCTGTCAGTGTCTGCAGGCCACTTTGGGAGGACCAGCTCGGCTCCAGTTCTCCAGCTTCAACCCCAGAGGAGCAGGACAGCCAACCCCAAGGTTAGGCTGCAGGGAGAGGGGCCAACCCATAGCTCCCAGCCCACCCTGGAGTCACTGAGGCTGGATAAGGACAGCCAGTGGCCCCGGCAAAAGCAGTGA
- the ankar gene encoding ankyrin and armadillo repeat-containing protein isoform X1 — protein MDVMARSLTSSASSRLQHSSVEEEKDDTAYLAALTAQRNANAFFEKYDKGEVQELLSLTSCNWFLGGDDFTQPVEMPPGIIKQMRNFTNSNCIILAPVDVRVPLDYKVVHQIVRELTVGIYCFNQVPCISLEPNFDQSTSCQLSPAYYDTRVGQILVNVDYTIKALWHGANIPRENRIRFSELWRSSMGVDSNGVPQTKKDVFAEFLTAGLQDISEEPCYQGIYNMEVNVDPTYDPNSAEEERLFSQHQESILLKLTSYLSSVQQHGNLFVFEGAHSLASVVRLTEERLELATYQRLQQRLGLQAGLVRGCLERKAEVCRDLAYLRLLTFLVPFLVGLKKRMKIPDLAQMLPAYSDDKLKTERELPPLLLGPAFACKHFPYKSDEYFHLHGGIEVDIGTPQLEEVSEETKEAFAALQSLAVDHLRDLLSQDTTYKEHFPVPVHKVNGNNYHVISIEVGSFYPQPNVVPWWEALNTAIKTLRGKRLPLSDVQLHEQFKKTFGYKKAINCKSVPFGLRAAAERGLSAVFYSLCRRNSPSHLGVLDEQGYSLLHHAAKHNHTHIICQLATTGVNLNQTSSGRFSRTVKSGGGGGPPKEGAGSTPMHLAAQCGSLEAISCLLALQADHRLVDRRGWMAVHFAAYYGQVACIQALCRKDPELVEMQTTAEYRSCPLLLTATSGSVEALDYMLSAGANWRRRDSKGNDVVQLAALYFHPKVLRHLISLGLADLPVWKILVEMLHSEDHRRLEMAIRCLEALCVTAKSFWRDIMDAGGIPALLELMRSTRPALQRMAAAVVCHISERTPVCEALVRYGAVPVLVNLLGSQQAELHSRCALILADLAGHSDQYQSLIAQQGGVAPLVRLLGSDLHDVLVNTVRCIKALCVRSPGNQTAVALAGGIPQLVELLTVRSEVLQEEVCAALAELAKGHRENQDTICGVGAVAPLVLILRGRKIAAQVTAARALEAIADHNPAIQARFLKKSAAKHLLRLLKVFQVEAREQGAVSLWALAGHTLKQQRLMAEHIGYHFILELILSSSDRMQYVGCQAVIALSRDSRSHQDGLCKENGVPPLVRLLRGSRTTERTLLSVIRSLGILCIGGAHTNNPNSQRVIAEEQAIPTLLELVKHQESLQVKVQVAQTLACVLLGNQELQTTFWEKEEFTYETVLELLRVPDQQDICLEAGYALSLFAYNNTTQQAAILQNGGIPIAMYEPFLNSRNEMERAKAAFQIVVLAKVITDTDQVTLSARGVTVLVDLLQSTNPNTVVLTAQLLASLAHTRAGIPDAIVTMGAVGHLCAHLYSEEEEVRTASSSALGYLTFNRHAHRLLLVECRNTPSMYNLLTQHLIEDAKISHIFTAEFERQKIVGLPSLSLEINGGPPVPQRNKKGLSKKTSRTPGLSVSAGHFGRTSSAPVLQLQPQRSRTANPKVRLQGEGPTHSSQPTLESLRLDKDSQWPRQKQ, from the exons ATGGACGTAATGGCGCGCTCACTGACATCCAGTGCTTCGTCCAGATTACAACATTCTTCTGTTGAAGAGGAGAAGGATGACACGGCCTACCTTGCTGCATTGACAGCTCAAAGAAATGCCAACGCTTTCTTTGAGAAGTACGACAAGGGTGAAGTTCAGGAGTTGCTGAGCCTGACCTCTTGTAACTGGTTTCTGGGTGGTGATGACTTCACTCAGCCAGTTGAAATGCCGCCGGGCATAATCAAACAAATGAGGAACTTCACTAACTCAAACTGTATCATTCTCGCACCTGTGGATGTGCGAGTCCCTCTTGATTACAAGGTGGTCCATCAAATAGTCAGAGAGCTCACAGTTGGCATCTATTGTTTCAACCAAGTGCCATGTATAAGTCTTGAGCCCAACTTTGACCAGAGCACCTCGTGCCAACTGTCTCCAGCATATTATGATACGAGAGTAGGACAAATTTTGGTTAATGTTGACTACACCATCAAGGCTCTTTGGCATGGAGCCAATATTCCTAGAGAAAATCGCATTCGCTTCTCTGAACTCTGGAGAAGCAGCATGGGTGTAGACTCAAATGGAGTGCCCCAGACAAAGAAAGATGTGTTTGCAGAGTTTCTCACTGCAG GTCTTCAGGACATCTCGGAGGAGCCCTGTTACCAGGGCATATACAACATGGAAGTCAATGTGGATCCTACCTACGACCCCAACAgtgcagaggaggagaggctttTTTCCCAACACCAGGAGAGCATCCTGCTTAAGCTGACATCCTACCTGTCCTCTGTCCAACAGCACGGCAACCTGTTTGTGTTCGAGGGCGCCCACAGTCTGGCCAGTGTGGTGAGGCTGACTGAGGAAAGGCTGGAGCTGGCCACCTATCAGAGGCTGCAGCAGAGGCTGGGTCTACAGGCAGGCCTGGTTAGGGGCTGCTTGGAGAGGAAGGCAGAGGTGTGCAGAGACCTGGCTTACCTGCGCCTCCTGACTTTCCTGGTGCCCTTCCTGGTAGGGCTAAAGAAGAGGATGAAGATCCCAGACCTGGCGCAGATGCTTCCGGCTTACTCAG ATGATAAACTGAAGACAGAGAGGGAATTACCACCATTGCTCCTTGGACCTGCGTTTGCCTGTAAACATTTTCCGTACAAGTCAGATGAGTATTTTCACCTTCACGGTGGGATTGAAGTTGACATCGGAACCCCTCAGCTAGAGGAAGTCTCTGAGGAAACAAAG GAAGCCTTTGCTGCACTGCAGAGTCTTGCAGTGGATCACCTAAGAGATCTGCTAAGTCAGGACACCACCTACAAAGAGCACTTCCCCGTACCAGTCCACAAGGTCAACGGCAATAA CTATCATGTGATCTCCATTGAGGTGGGCTCATTCTACCCTCAGCCTAACGTGGTTCCATGGTGGGAGGCCCTCAACACTGCCATCAAAACCCTGAGAGGGAAGAGACTGCCTCTCTCTGACGTCCAGCTGCATGAGCAGTTCAAGAAGACATTTGGCTACAAAAAGGCCATCAATTGCAAG AGTGTGCCATTTGGCCTGCGTGCTGCGGCAGAGCGTGGCCTATCCGCTGTGTTCTATTCGCTGTGCCGTCGGAACTCTCCATCTCACCTGGGAGTCCTGGACGAGCAGGGCTACTCCCTGCTGCACCACGCCGccaaacacaaccacactcacATCATCTGCCAGCTGGCCACCACCGGGGTCAACCTCAACCAGACAAGCAGTGGCAGGTTCAGCCGCACAG TGAAATCTGGAGGTGGCGGTGGGCCCCCAAAAGAAGGAGCTG GCTCCACTCCCATGCACCTGGCTGCTCAGTGTGGTTCCCTGGAGGCCATCAGCTGTCTGCTGGCTCTGCAGGCCGACCACCGGCTAGTGGACCGCAGGGGCTGGATGGCTGTCCACTTTGCTGCCTACTACGGCCAGGTAGCCTGCATACAGGCCCTTTGCAGGAAAGACCCAGAGCTGGTGGAGATGCAAACCACTGCCGA GTACCGCAGCTGCCCGTTGCTCCTGACGGCCACGTCTGGCTCCGTGGAGGCCCTGGACTACATGCTGTCTGCGGGAGCCaactggaggaggagggacagCAAGGGCAACGACGTCGTGCAGCTGGCCGCCCTCTACTTCCACCCGAAAGTCCTCAGGCACCTCATCTCGCTGGGCCTGGCGGACCTGCCTGTCTGGAAGATCCTCGTGG AGATGCTGCACAGCGAGGACCACCGCAGGCTGGAGATGGCCATCCGCTGCCTGGAAGCTCTGTGTGTCACGGCCAAGTCCTTCTGGAGGGATATCATGGATGCAG GAGGGATCCCGGCTCTGTTGGAGCTAATGCGCAGCACGAGACCAGCGCTGCAACGTATGGCTGCCGCCGTGGTGTGTCACATCTCGGAGAGGACACCCGTGTGTGAGGCCCTGGTGCGCTATGGTGCCGTGCCGGTTCTGGTAAATCTGCTGGGCAGCCAGCAGGCCGAGCTCCACTCCCGCTGTGCCCTCATACTGGCAGACCTGGCAGGGCACAGTGACCAGTACCAGTCCCTCATAGCCCAGCAG GGTGGAGTGGCCCCGTTGGTGAGGCTCCTGGGCTCGGACCTACATGATGTGCTGGTGAACACTGTGCGGTGCATCAAGGCGCTGTGTGTCCGTAGCCCCGGCAATCAGACGGCCGTGGCTTTGGCTGGGGGGATTCCACAACTTGTGGAGCTCTTGACTGTCAGATCAG AAGTGTTGCAAGAGGAGGTGTGTGCGGCTCTGGCTGAGCTGGCTAAGGGACACCGGGAGAACCAGGACACCATCTGTGGAGTGGGCGCCGTGGCCCCGTTGGTGCTCATACTGCGGGGGAGGAAGATAGCCGCGCAGGTGACGGCAGCCAGAGCCCTGGAGGCCATCGCTGATCACAACCCTGCCATTCAGGCCCGCTTTCTGAAGAAGTCGGCCGCCAAGCACCTCCTACGACTCTTAAAG GTGTTCCAGGTGGAGGCGAGGGAGCAGGGGGCCGTCTCTCTATGGGCCCTGGCAGGACACACTCTGAAGCAACAGAGACTCATGGCAGAGCACATTGGCTACCACTTCATCCTCGagctcatcctctcctcctctgacagGATGCAATATGTCG GCTGCCAGGCAGTTATAGCACTGAGCAGGGACAGTCGGAGCCACCAGGACGGGCTGTGTAAAGAAAATGGGGTGCCCCCGCTGGTTCGTCTACTACGGGGGTCCCGGACCACAGAGCGTACCCTCCTCAGTGTTATACGATCCCTGGGCATCCTGTGTATTG GAGGGGCACACACCAATAACCCAAACAGCCAGAGGGTCATAGCTGAGGAGCAAGCCATTCCAACTCTGTTAGAACTTGTGAAGCACCAAGAATCACTGCAGGTCAAG GTCCAAGTGGCTCAAACGCTGGCCTGTGTGCTGCTGGGAAACCAGGAACTACAAACAACCTTCTGGGAAAAAGAGGAGTTTACCTACGAAACAGTTCTAGAGTTGCTGCGAGTGCCAGATCAG CAGGACATCTGCCTGGAGGCTGGTTATGCCCTGTCTCTGTTTGCCTACAACAACACCACCCAGCAGGCAGCTATCCTGCAGAATGGTGGCATTCCCATAGCCATGTACGAGCCCTTCTTGAACTCCAGGAACGAGATGGAGAGGGCCAAAGCTGCTTTTCAG ATAGTTGTGCTGGCCAAAGTGATCACAGACACGGACCAGGTGACTCTGTCTGCCAGAGGGGTGACTGTCCTTGTAGACCTTCTGCAGTCCACTAATCCCAACACTGTGGTCCTGACAG CTCAGTTGCTAGCCAGTCTGGCTCACACCCGGGCAGGTATTCCTGATGCTATTGTCACCATGGGAGCTGTTGGTCACCTATGTGCTCACCTGTAttctgaggaggaagag GTGCGAACGGCATCTTCAAGTGCCCTCGGCTACCTCACCTTTAACCGTCACGCACATCGCCTCTTGTTGGTGGAATGTCGAAACACTCCATCTATGTACAACCTTTTGACCCAGCATCTCATCGAGGATGCCAAGATCTCACACATTTTTACTGCAGAGTTCGAAAGGCAGAAAATAGTGGGGCTGCCATCACTAAG TTTGGAGATAAATGGTGGCCCACCTGTTCCTCAGCGCAACAAAAAAG GTTTATCCAAAAAGACAAGCCGCACTCCTGGCCTGTCAGTGTCTGCAGGCCACTTTGGGAGGACCAGCTCGGCTCCAGTTCTCCAGCTTCAACCCCAGAGGAGCAGGACAGCCAACCCCAAGGTTAGGCTGCAGGGAGAGGGGCCAACCCATAGCTCCCAGCCCACCCTGGAGTCACTGAGGCTGGATAAGGACAGCCAGTGGCCCCGGCAAAAGCAGTGA